A genomic region of Streptomyces sp. R33 contains the following coding sequences:
- a CDS encoding aminobutyraldehyde dehydrogenase, with protein sequence MADPLLALNHIGGVDRPALSGETMELTDPATGRVHARAPRSGGADTDAAVSAAAAAYEHWSTTTPAVRQRALLSLADAMEAHADALTAAETADTGKSARQFREEELHAIVDTVRYFAGAARNLPGAAAAEYTQGRTSLLRREPVGVCAQITPWNYPLMMAAWKIAPAIAAGNTTVLKPADTTPSSSALLARIASAHLPPGVLNVVCGDRDTGRALTAHRDVALIAVTGSVRAGQEIAAAAAAGLKRVHLELGGNSPVIVHDDVDVEATAAALAAVAYYNAGQDCTAPTRLLVHHRVHDAFLAAFAASARKLRTGPPDEPDADFGPLNNAAQLASVRAKLDRLPAHAEIVTGGARLARPGFFVAPTVVAGVRQDDEIVQEETFGPVVTVQPFTDETQALHLANDVRFGLAASVWTSDHDRAMRATRILHTGIVWVNTHGTTVSEMPHGGVKHSGYGSDLSLSGLLDYTQAKHVML encoded by the coding sequence GTGGCTGACCCCCTGCTCGCCCTCAACCACATCGGCGGCGTGGACCGGCCGGCCCTCTCCGGCGAGACGATGGAGCTGACCGACCCCGCCACCGGCCGGGTGCACGCCCGTGCCCCGCGCTCCGGCGGGGCCGACACCGACGCCGCCGTCTCGGCGGCGGCGGCCGCGTACGAGCACTGGTCCACGACCACCCCCGCCGTCCGGCAGCGCGCCCTGCTCTCCCTCGCCGACGCGATGGAGGCGCACGCCGACGCCCTGACGGCCGCGGAAACCGCGGACACCGGCAAATCGGCGCGGCAGTTCAGGGAGGAGGAGCTGCACGCGATCGTCGACACGGTGCGCTACTTCGCCGGGGCCGCCCGGAACCTCCCGGGAGCGGCCGCGGCCGAGTACACACAGGGCCGTACCTCCCTGCTGCGCCGCGAGCCGGTCGGGGTCTGCGCCCAGATCACCCCGTGGAACTACCCGCTGATGATGGCGGCGTGGAAGATCGCCCCGGCGATCGCCGCCGGAAACACGACCGTGCTCAAGCCCGCCGACACCACCCCGTCCTCGTCCGCGCTGCTCGCGCGGATCGCGTCCGCACACCTGCCACCGGGCGTGCTCAACGTCGTCTGCGGCGACCGCGACACCGGCCGGGCACTCACCGCCCACCGCGACGTGGCCCTGATCGCGGTCACGGGCAGTGTGCGGGCGGGCCAGGAGATCGCGGCGGCCGCGGCGGCCGGCCTCAAACGCGTCCACCTGGAGCTGGGCGGGAACTCCCCCGTCATCGTCCACGACGACGTGGACGTCGAGGCGACGGCCGCGGCCCTGGCCGCCGTCGCCTACTACAACGCAGGCCAGGACTGCACCGCGCCCACGCGGCTCCTGGTCCACCACCGGGTGCACGACGCGTTCCTCGCGGCCTTCGCGGCATCGGCGCGAAAGCTGCGCACGGGCCCGCCGGACGAACCGGACGCCGACTTCGGGCCCCTCAACAACGCGGCCCAGCTCGCTTCGGTACGGGCCAAGCTCGACCGCCTCCCGGCCCACGCCGAGATCGTCACCGGCGGCGCGCGACTCGCCCGACCCGGCTTCTTCGTCGCACCCACCGTCGTGGCGGGCGTGCGCCAGGACGACGAGATCGTGCAGGAGGAGACCTTCGGCCCCGTCGTGACCGTCCAGCCGTTCACCGACGAGACGCAGGCCCTGCACCTGGCCAACGACGTCCGTTTCGGCCTCGCCGCCAGCGTCTGGACCTCGGACCACGACCGCGCCATGCGCGCGACCCGGATCCTGCACACGGGCATCGTCTGGGTGAACACCCACGGCACCACCGTCTCCGAGATGCCCCACGGCGGTGTCAAACACTCCGGCTACGGCAGCGACCTCTCCTTGTCCGGCCTCCTCGACTACACCCAGGCCAAGCACGTCATGCTGTGA
- a CDS encoding ABC transporter ATP-binding protein: protein MQHPPRPPHPRPHPAVRLDRVGKRYAGAADAYAVRDVTLDIAPGEFFSLLGPSGCGKTTLLRMIGGFADPTEGSVLLDGEDVTGLPPDKRNVNTVFQSYALFDHLSLADNVAFGLKRKGVARAEIRERVAGMLDLVQLGHLAARKPPTLSGGQRQRVALARALVNRPQVLLLDEPLAALDLRLRRQMQVELKQIQREVGITFVFVTHDQDEALTMSDRIAVMNEGRIEQCGTPEDVYERPTSTFTAAFMGTSNLVPGTYRSGEVVLDQGPALPVGLRSAVPDGTRVSLSIRPEKIWLSDFEPGMARVGGVVRETVYCGATTTYLIELASGVTVSVLEQNTVRSRMEDRWSGGERVEIGWKPEHCLVLD, encoded by the coding sequence ATGCAGCACCCTCCCCGTCCCCCGCACCCGCGTCCGCACCCCGCAGTCCGGCTCGACCGGGTCGGCAAGCGGTACGCCGGCGCCGCCGACGCGTACGCCGTCCGCGACGTCACCCTCGACATCGCCCCGGGCGAGTTCTTCTCCCTCCTGGGCCCCTCCGGCTGTGGAAAGACCACCCTGCTGAGGATGATCGGCGGTTTCGCCGATCCCACGGAGGGCAGCGTCCTGCTCGACGGCGAGGACGTCACCGGGCTGCCGCCGGACAAGCGCAACGTCAACACCGTCTTCCAGAGCTACGCCCTCTTCGACCACCTCTCCCTCGCGGACAACGTGGCCTTCGGCCTCAAACGCAAGGGCGTGGCCCGCGCCGAGATCCGCGAGCGCGTCGCCGGCATGCTCGACCTCGTACAGCTCGGGCACCTGGCCGCCCGCAAACCGCCCACGCTCTCCGGTGGCCAGCGCCAGCGCGTGGCCCTGGCCCGCGCCCTGGTCAACCGCCCCCAAGTGCTGCTGCTGGACGAGCCGCTGGCCGCCCTCGACCTGAGGCTGCGCCGCCAGATGCAGGTGGAACTCAAGCAGATCCAGCGCGAGGTCGGCATCACCTTCGTCTTCGTCACCCACGATCAGGACGAGGCGCTGACCATGTCGGACCGCATCGCGGTCATGAACGAGGGCCGCATCGAGCAGTGCGGCACCCCGGAGGACGTGTACGAGCGCCCCACCAGCACCTTCACGGCCGCTTTCATGGGCACCTCCAACCTCGTCCCCGGGACCTACCGCTCCGGCGAGGTCGTCCTGGACCAGGGCCCCGCGCTGCCCGTCGGCCTCCGGTCCGCAGTCCCCGACGGCACCAGGGTCAGCCTCTCGATCCGGCCCGAGAAGATCTGGCTCTCCGACTTCGAACCGGGCATGGCCCGGGTGGGCGGCGTCGTGCGGGAGACCGTCTACTGCGGTGCCACCACCACCTACCTCATCGAACTGGCGTCGGGCGTGACGGTGTCCGTGCTGGAGCAGAACACCGTCCGCTCCCGCATGGAGGACCGCTGGAGCGGCGGCGAGCGCGTCGAGATCGGCTGGAAGCCCGAACACTGCCTGGTCCTCGACTGA
- a CDS encoding DUF4345 domain-containing protein, whose amino-acid sequence MSRALRVLTQLMGWACVAIGLLHVTLGNAAIPGAGSAGATVDSWGRFMGAVFVGYGLAWLWAARQRPIPAPAVRWLAGVFLLGGVGRVLSLAVHGWPQWFQVALAALELGMPPVFFWLADAEERELRSDAEAVPAG is encoded by the coding sequence ATGTCCAGGGCTCTGCGCGTACTCACCCAGCTGATGGGCTGGGCCTGCGTGGCGATCGGCCTGCTCCACGTGACACTCGGCAACGCCGCGATACCCGGCGCCGGTTCCGCCGGTGCGACGGTCGACAGCTGGGGCCGGTTCATGGGGGCAGTTTTCGTCGGCTACGGGCTGGCCTGGCTCTGGGCGGCACGGCAGCGTCCGATCCCGGCACCGGCGGTACGGTGGCTGGCCGGCGTCTTCCTGCTGGGCGGCGTGGGCCGGGTGCTCTCGCTCGCCGTGCACGGCTGGCCGCAGTGGTTCCAGGTCGCCCTTGCAGCCCTCGAACTCGGCATGCCGCCCGTCTTCTTTTGGCTGGCCGACGCGGAGGAGCGGGAGCTGCGCAGCGACGCCGAGGCCGTGCCCGCCGGGTGA
- a CDS encoding flavin monoamine oxidase family protein, with protein sequence MNHDVIVLGAGLAGLAAARDLAEGGADVLVVEARDRVGGRVEQTRLPDGRLVQLGGEVVGRSHTAYTDLVAELGLTLVPSYVAEPGDLVRATPEGVSAAEPPHWYGPGDDTCHQKVTAAFAALARTVDPDDPWSHPDAIALDRQSVGDWLRAEGATPAVVRLWEIGQLALADGSCERTSLLASLRKHAAVPGVGHYEYEAWEGLRVAEGSATVALRMADALDGRIRTGSAAEAVTVSPRRCSVHLAGGETLTAAALVSALPVGPLRSVAVTGVSEDRLASLHRQRHALAAKFTAAYDRPFWRDHSLSGLSECEGVLGSTWPQSEGILSALVPPERFGILLGTPAHLREPELLGEIARLYGDEAHRPLATYLRMWGTDPWTRGYVTQWTPGDVMAVGPGHGTHEPPFYVCGSDQWVAGYMEGAVRTGRDTAEEVLRRG encoded by the coding sequence ATGAACCACGACGTCATCGTGCTCGGCGCGGGCCTCGCAGGCCTCGCCGCAGCACGCGACCTGGCCGAGGGCGGCGCCGACGTCCTCGTCGTCGAAGCCCGCGACCGGGTCGGCGGACGCGTCGAGCAGACCCGCCTCCCCGACGGCCGCCTCGTCCAGCTCGGCGGAGAAGTGGTCGGCCGGTCCCACACCGCCTACACCGACCTCGTCGCCGAACTGGGCCTCACCCTGGTCCCCAGCTACGTCGCCGAGCCCGGCGACCTCGTCCGCGCCACCCCCGAAGGAGTCTCCGCCGCCGAACCGCCCCACTGGTACGGGCCCGGCGACGACACCTGCCACCAGAAGGTCACCGCCGCCTTCGCCGCGCTCGCCCGCACCGTCGACCCGGACGACCCGTGGTCCCACCCCGACGCCATCGCCCTGGACCGGCAGTCCGTCGGCGACTGGCTGCGCGCCGAGGGCGCGACCCCGGCCGTCGTACGCCTCTGGGAGATCGGACAGCTCGCCCTCGCCGACGGCTCCTGCGAACGCACCTCCCTGCTGGCTTCCTTGCGCAAACACGCCGCCGTCCCCGGCGTCGGCCACTACGAGTACGAGGCGTGGGAGGGCCTGCGGGTGGCCGAGGGCTCGGCGACCGTGGCCCTGCGCATGGCCGACGCCCTCGACGGGCGGATACGCACCGGCTCCGCGGCCGAGGCGGTCACGGTGTCACCCCGCCGCTGCTCCGTACACCTGGCCGGCGGCGAGACCCTGACCGCGGCGGCCCTCGTCAGCGCCCTCCCCGTCGGCCCTCTCCGCTCGGTCGCCGTCACCGGGGTCAGCGAGGACCGTCTCGCCTCCTTGCACCGCCAACGCCACGCCCTCGCCGCCAAGTTCACCGCCGCGTACGACAGGCCCTTCTGGCGTGACCACAGCCTCAGCGGCCTCTCCGAATGCGAAGGCGTCCTCGGCAGCACCTGGCCGCAGAGCGAGGGCATCCTCTCCGCCCTCGTACCGCCCGAACGGTTCGGCATACTCCTGGGCACGCCCGCCCACCTGCGGGAACCCGAACTTCTCGGCGAGATCGCCCGCCTCTACGGCGACGAGGCGCACCGCCCGCTCGCCACCTACCTGCGCATGTGGGGCACCGACCCGTGGACCCGGGGGTACGTCACCCAGTGGACCCCCGGCGACGTCATGGCCGTCGGCCCCGGGCACGGCACCCACGAACCGCCCTTCTACGTCTGCGGGTCCGACCAGTGGGTGGCCGGCTACATGGAGGGCGCCGTGCGCACCGGACGCGACACCGCCGAGGAGGTGCTGCGCCGTGGCTGA
- a CDS encoding sigma-70 family RNA polymerase sigma factor — protein MSTSGTARQQDLHGLSDAQLCALLRERDSAPGADLSDVMGEVFARHHDAVLAYARTCCRDLATAGDLAAEAFARTYRAVAWGAGPEYAWRPYLLTCVRRVAAEWARRGARTQLSDDFDTWAAGLSDDQDVEGAALLAEEGSLVLRAFRSLPERWQAVLWHAVVEHEPAAETARRLGISAGGVGSLAARAREGLREAYLRAHLDQSASDECRHYGGQLAAALRRPGKRVTRDLGRHLQACEACGRAERDLRAVNSRLGALLPAGILLWHPASSALSTGAHGAHHLAAAKLAGIKVAAARFGAAKWTAAAAVAGTTVTAFALLPAEDRPERAAPTPTVASPNPSSEPNPYLLPSPTDSTPPIVSIGAPMSAVAVPSAPATPTPSSASPSPAPSPTGLPLVNTGSGLCVGFAGSGSEGPLKLQPCTGDASQGWQRLPAGQGTYQFRNTGTGTCLDGTAAGGNVVDVTLRTCRSGTGRETQLWRSEPAGRSGAFRLWFVPPVPKSDYADHLLGPRNWPKSDPPRQGSALVQLPNYYNSVNFLFTLGS, from the coding sequence TTGAGCACATCGGGAACTGCCCGCCAGCAGGACCTCCACGGCCTCAGCGACGCACAGCTCTGCGCGCTGCTCCGCGAGCGGGACTCGGCGCCAGGTGCCGATCTCAGCGACGTGATGGGCGAGGTGTTCGCCCGTCACCACGACGCCGTACTCGCCTACGCCCGTACCTGCTGCCGCGACCTGGCCACCGCCGGTGACCTCGCGGCCGAGGCCTTCGCCCGCACCTATCGGGCGGTCGCCTGGGGTGCCGGCCCCGAGTACGCCTGGCGGCCGTACCTGCTGACCTGCGTGCGCCGGGTGGCAGCCGAATGGGCACGCCGCGGTGCCCGCACACAGCTGTCGGACGACTTCGACACGTGGGCGGCCGGCCTGTCCGACGATCAGGACGTCGAGGGCGCCGCGCTGTTGGCGGAGGAGGGCTCGCTGGTTCTGCGGGCGTTCCGGTCGCTGCCGGAGCGCTGGCAGGCCGTGCTGTGGCACGCGGTCGTCGAACACGAGCCCGCGGCCGAGACCGCCCGGCGCCTCGGGATTTCGGCGGGTGGCGTCGGTTCCCTGGCGGCGCGCGCCCGGGAGGGCCTGCGCGAGGCGTACCTGCGCGCCCACCTGGACCAGAGCGCGAGCGACGAGTGCCGGCACTACGGCGGCCAGCTCGCCGCCGCGCTCCGCCGACCGGGCAAGCGCGTCACACGGGACCTGGGACGGCACCTGCAGGCGTGCGAGGCCTGCGGACGGGCCGAGCGTGATCTGCGGGCGGTCAACAGCCGGCTGGGCGCGCTGCTGCCGGCCGGAATCCTGCTGTGGCATCCCGCCTCCTCCGCGCTGTCCACCGGTGCGCACGGCGCCCACCACCTGGCAGCGGCCAAGCTGGCGGGGATCAAGGTGGCCGCAGCGCGGTTCGGCGCTGCGAAGTGGACCGCGGCGGCGGCCGTCGCGGGTACGACGGTGACCGCGTTCGCCCTGCTGCCCGCCGAGGACCGGCCCGAGCGGGCCGCCCCGACGCCCACGGTCGCGAGCCCGAACCCGAGCTCGGAGCCGAACCCGTACCTGCTGCCGTCCCCGACGGACTCGACGCCACCGATCGTGTCCATCGGCGCCCCCATGTCGGCCGTCGCCGTCCCATCGGCCCCCGCGACTCCCACGCCGTCCTCCGCTTCGCCCTCGCCGGCCCCCTCCCCCACCGGTCTGCCGTTGGTCAACACCGGCTCGGGGCTGTGCGTCGGCTTCGCCGGCAGCGGTTCCGAAGGACCGTTGAAGCTCCAGCCGTGCACCGGCGACGCCTCCCAGGGCTGGCAGCGCCTGCCGGCCGGCCAGGGCACGTACCAGTTCCGGAACACGGGCACCGGTACCTGCCTCGACGGAACCGCCGCCGGCGGAAACGTCGTCGACGTCACCCTTCGCACCTGCCGCTCCGGCACCGGCCGTGAGACGCAGCTCTGGAGGTCCGAACCGGCCGGACGATCCGGCGCCTTCCGGCTCTGGTTCGTGCCACCGGTCCCGAAGAGCGACTACGCCGATCACCTGCTGGGCCCGCGGAACTGGCCGAAGTCCGATCCTCCGCGCCAAGGTTCGGCCCTGGTACAGCTGCCCAACTACTACAACTCGGTCAATTTCCTCTTCACTCTCGGAAGCTGA
- a CDS encoding TetR/AcrR family transcriptional regulator — protein MPPRQRLAPADRRAQLLAVGARLFAAHPYADVLMEEVAEEAGVSRALLYRHFPSKKALFAAVYQQAADQLLAETRLAPADSLVEQLIQGMDVHLDYFVANRNAVLAANQALAGDPVIQTIMTNELDALRARLLAALPVVDESAREAVSGVLKSWLVFVQILCVDWLAHETCTRNQLRDVCIGAVLGALRPFLAEDPAPDWPPRRPGANA, from the coding sequence ATGCCTCCTCGCCAGCGACTCGCTCCGGCCGACCGCCGCGCCCAACTCCTCGCCGTCGGCGCACGGCTCTTCGCCGCCCACCCGTACGCCGACGTGCTGATGGAGGAGGTCGCCGAAGAGGCCGGTGTCTCACGGGCCCTGCTCTACCGTCACTTCCCCAGCAAGAAGGCCCTCTTCGCAGCCGTCTACCAGCAGGCCGCGGACCAGCTGCTCGCCGAGACACGGCTCGCCCCGGCCGACTCGCTCGTGGAACAGCTCATCCAGGGCATGGACGTCCATCTCGACTACTTCGTGGCCAACCGCAACGCCGTCCTCGCCGCGAACCAGGCCCTCGCGGGCGACCCGGTGATCCAGACGATCATGACCAACGAGCTCGACGCGCTCCGAGCGCGGTTGCTGGCCGCGCTCCCGGTCGTGGACGAGAGCGCCCGAGAGGCCGTGTCCGGAGTCCTGAAGAGCTGGTTGGTCTTCGTGCAGATCCTCTGCGTGGACTGGCTCGCCCACGAGACCTGCACCCGCAACCAGTTGCGCGATGTCTGCATCGGAGCGGTTCTCGGCGCCCTCCGGCCGTTCCTCGCCGAGGACCCGGCCCCCGACTGGCCGCCACGACGACCCGGCGCGAATGCCTAG